AATCACCAGATTCCGTGAGAGGTGAATTGATCATATTCGAGAAACATGGACTAATGGTATCAGTTACATTACTTCTGGCCGAGCTATGGTTCTTGTTCTTATCACCAACTACTGACACATTGGATTCTTGGTGTCTTTCCAGCAGAATTCCAGAAAACTCTTCAGcataaaaaatttgtgtgttttGCTTCTCATTACATACAACAAACTTGTTATCTTTAAGGTGTAGAACCTATAAGAAAAAACAAACATTAGAAAACATGTCATATGATATAAGAACGTAAAACTTGAGAGTAAATAATCACCACCTCCATTTTTAGCTTCTCGTTGACATTGAGAAGATTATCATAGTCAGTTTTCAGGCTATCATAGCTTGCAAGTAATATCTCATAATCTGTTTCCAGCTGCTTTGTCTTGCAACGTGCTCGACGGTTCTGAAACCATACTGCAATCTGTCGAGGCTGCACGCCGAGCTCTTTTGCTAGCTGGATCTTTCTTTCCGGTTCGAGTTTATTATCTACTTCAAAACTCCTCTCAAGAAACTGGATTTGGTCGATTGAGAGGCGACTCCTTTTTTCTGTTTCGTTAAAATACTCATCAAAAACTTCGTCTATGATCTCTTCTTGGTCACAGGAGTAAAGATATGAGTTTCTTGATTTTTTCACCCCAACAGCTCCAAAACTAACCATGGTACCGGATCCTGGCCAGAAAGCAGACTCGAAATACATCAGACAATGATACTAGACTTGACT
This region of Primulina huaijiensis isolate GDHJ02 unplaced genomic scaffold, ASM1229523v2 scaffold38355, whole genome shotgun sequence genomic DNA includes:
- the LOC140968899 gene encoding uncharacterized protein isoform X2; translation: MADWITGDAKKQTQKRKRPCSDRPLDPILAKSRSGTMVSFGAVGVKKSRNSYLYSCDQEEIIDEVFDEYFNETEKRSRLSIDQIQFLERSFEVDNKLEPERKIQLAKELGVQPRQIAVWFQNRRARCKTKQLETDYEILLASYDSLKTDYDNLLNVNEKLKMEVLHLKDNKFVVCNEKQNTQIFYAEEFSGILLERHQESNVSVVGDKNKNHSSARSNVTDTISPCFSNMINSPLTESGDSSHAFELDGSEFSPSEYCLSPANSNYLLFPAEEHGFSFWY
- the LOC140968899 gene encoding uncharacterized protein isoform X1, encoding MADWITGDAKKQTQKRKRPCSDRPLDPILAKSRANSSSGSGTMVSFGAVGVKKSRNSYLYSCDQEEIIDEVFDEYFNETEKRSRLSIDQIQFLERSFEVDNKLEPERKIQLAKELGVQPRQIAVWFQNRRARCKTKQLETDYEILLASYDSLKTDYDNLLNVNEKLKMEVLHLKDNKFVVCNEKQNTQIFYAEEFSGILLERHQESNVSVVGDKNKNHSSARSNVTDTISPCFSNMINSPLTESGDSSHAFELDGSEFSPSEYCLSPANSNYLLFPAEEHGFSFWY